CACCGAGCGCGTGGGCGAGTTCGCTGCCGAGTCTGCCCAGAAGCGCACGCAGCCGACCGGCGGCGTCGGTCGTCATCGCCGTTCGCCACCCCGCTTCGTGTCGGGTTCGATGCCCGACAGCGCCGCCGGGGCCGGCTGGATCCGTTCGAGCCGGTAGAGTGCCCAGCAGGCGGGCCCGAGCAGCGCCGCACCGACCACGAGCGACTCGACTGGTACCGTCCTGAGCATCCCACCCGGTGGAGGGACGACAAAGAGGCGAGCGAGGAACGTGATGACGACCAGGAGCGCGAGGATGGCCGCGAGCGTCGCTGGGCGTTCGGCCGGCGAACTCACGTGCATGTTGTACGCCGTCACCCCGGCGAGCAGGCCGATGAAAAACGGGAGCACGCCGTGAGTGGCGGGAATCACGGCGACAGAAGAGATCGCCGCCAAGAGTCCGAAGATGACGCTGGTCGCGAGCAGGACCCGGCCGTACAGCAGCGTCCACCGGTGGACCGCCTGGACGGCCACGTAGACGAGGACGCCGGTCACGAGCCACAGCGGGAGCATCCAGCCGTTTCGAAAGGAGAGCAAGACGACGAGCGGGACGGCGATAACCCCGCCGAGTCGGAGTCCGTAGCGGGCTCGAACCAGTTCGCCCATGACCATGCCGACCGCAAGCACGCCGATAGTGAGCCGGTTCGACGCGATAATCGGGAGTGGTGGCCGGTCGACGGTCAGGCCGAACGCGATAGCGATGTCGGATTCGGGACTCAACAACAGCGGCGGCGTCGCCTGCGCGAGCGGCGTCAGGCCGACGGCGATCGTCAGGCCGATACCGACCACGACGAGAAACAGCAACACGGCGAGGCTCACCACGGCGTCGAGCACCCGGTCTTCGACCGAGAGCCGGTGGAAGTTGTACGCCGCGATGCCCGGCAGGATGCTCCCGAGGAACTCGATCTCGGCGATCATCCGCCTGAGCCCCAGGTCCAGTGCGAGAAACTCGAAGATCGTGATCGGGACGAGCGCGCCGACAGCGATCGAGATGACGTACAGTTGTCGCCCGTAGAGCGGGAGTCGCGCCTTCACGAAGCGAAGCGAGACGTACGCCGCGACCGTACTCAAGACGAAGACGGGGAAGGTGCTGAAACTCCGCAGCAGGTACACAGCGACCAGCGGAACGACGATGACACCGCCGAGTCTGAGCCCTCGCAGTTGCGCCGCTCCGATTCCCGCGAGCAAGCCGAGCAGCAGTATGGCCGTCGCGATCAACATGTCGTCGGTCCACCCCAAAGAACGCCGGCGAGCACCCGGAGCCCGGACAGAGTCGTTCTTTCGAAAACCAATATAGATATCGTAATTTAACTGTTTCTATCACATTGTTTGCTCACCAGACACGCACGGCGTCCCCGATCACTCCGGGACGCGACCACGTGGCGCATCGCATTTACCCACGGCTCACCTCGTGAGAACCAATGAAGAAGTCACTCGAGGAACACGCCGACCGCTTCTCCGAGCACGCCGCCGACTACGACGAGAACCAGGATTCCCCCGAGTATCGGGCCTGTGCCGACCTCGTGGTCGCCCACGCCGACCCCCAATCTGACGACGTGGTACTGGATCTGGGGACCGGCACAGGTGCAATAGCCTTCGGCGTCGCCGACGCCGCCGGCGAGGTCGTCGGGCGGGACATCAGCGAGGGGATGCTGGCGAAAGCCCGAGAGAAAGCCGCCGACCAGGGCGTCGAGAACGTTTCCTTCGGTGAGGGGCGCTTCCGGGACCCGCAGGTCCCCGACGGCGTGAGCGTGGACATCTCACCTCGAACTTCGCGATGCACCACCTCGGCGACGGGGAGAAGCGCGAAGCCATCGGCGTGATCGCCGGCCTCGGACCCCGGAAGATCGTCCTCGGCGACGTGATGTTCTTCGGCCATCCTGACCCCGACGAGCCGTTCTACAGTCCCGAGGTCGACGACCCGGCGACGGTCGGCGTGCTCGTGGACGCCTTCACCGACGCCGGCTACGCCATCACGGCCGTCGAGATGGTCGCAGCGCAGGTCGGCGTGCTGGTCGCCGAGAAGTTGGTCTGAGTGCCGTTCAGTGCAGCTGCTTCGTGATGTCCGACGAGGAGACCATCCCGATGTAGTCGTCGTCGACGACCGGGAGGTGGTTGATACCGAAGTTCGTCATCATCGCCGCCGTCTCGCCCAGCGGGAGGTCCGGCGGCACCGTCTCGACGTGCTCGGTCATCAGGTCCGAGACCAGCAGGTCGCTGGTGTCCATCCCTTGCGCGACAGCGTCGAGGACGTCCGTGCTCGTGATAATCGACGGCGGCGCGGTCGTCACGAGCAGCGCGCTGATGTCCTTGTCTCGCATGACGGCCGCGGCCTCGACGATCTCGGCGTCCGGGGAAATCGTCTCGAGTGGCGTCGTCATGATGTCCGCTACCAGAGTGCGGTCGTTGCTCATGGGGGAGTAGTTTCACGCCGGGGATATTGGTCTTTCCACACCGCGGTCACCGAAGAGCAAGATAGTTACTCGCCCGTGGCCGACGCTACTGCATGACCGACTACTTCGAGGTCCACGAGCGCGACGCCGCCGCGCGACTGGGCGAGTTGCGCCTCGCCGAGTCCGTGACGACGCCGGCGCTGGTGGACGACGTGGACGCGGATACGCCGGGTGCCGCCCACCCCCTGCTTCGCGACGGTGGGAGTCTCTGGGGCCAGGACCAACCCGAACCCGAGGGCGACGACAGTGCGGTGACGGTCCTCCCCTATCGGGGACTACCCGCTGGTACCCCCGACGAAGTGGCCGACGCGTTCGCCGGCGACTACCCTGACGTCGACTTTCCCAGCGCGGCGGTGGTCTCGCCCAAGAACGCAGGACAACATCCGGCCGACGTCACCGTGCTCTCGGGCGCGCCGGGCTACGTTGGCCACGCCCAAGCCTTCGTCGACGCCGTCACCAGCGTCCGAGATGTGACCCCCACGGACACTGCACTGTATCTCCCAGGCGTCGCGACCCCCCGGAACGTCGCGACGCTCGTCTACGCCGGCGTGGACCTCGTCGACCCCGACAGAGCGGTCATCCGCGGGACCGAAGGCCGCTATCTGACCACCGACGAGGCGTACTTCCTCGAAGACTTAGAGGAACTCCCCTGTGCGTGTCCGGCCTGCCAGGTCCCGCGCGAGGAGTTCGACCGCGAGGACTGCGTCGAACACAACGTCAACGCGCTGGCTGCGGAACTCCGGCGGGTCCGCCGGCGCATCCGCGACGGTCGCCTGCGCGATTACATCGAGGGCCAGGCCCGACAGGACAACTGGCTCACGGCGACGGTCCGGCTGTTGGACCAGCAGTACGGCTACGTCGAGGAGCGCACGCCGCTCATCCGTCGCGCCCAGCTCTCGGCGGCCACCGAGGACGCCATCCGGCGCGTCGAGATCCAGCGCTTCGCCGAGCGCGTCACCGAACGTTACGTCCCCCGCTTCGACGACCGCCCGCTCGTCCTAATTCCGTGTTCGGCGCGCAAGCCCTACAGCGACTCCCAGAGCCACAAGCAGTACCACGACGCCGTCCACTGGCGCGCCCACATGGTGTCGATGACGTCGCCCATCGGCGTCGTCCCCCAGGAGCTCGAACTGACCTACCCCGCCCAGCACTACGACTCCGTCGTGACCGGCGAGTGGAGCGCGAACGAGATCGAGTTCGTCAGCACGGTGCTGGAGCGGTACCTCGCGGACGCAGACTACCCCGAGATCATCGCACACGTCCCCGGCGGGGGGTACCGCGACATCTGCGAGCGTGTCGAGGCGTCGCTGGGACTGGACGTCACGTACACCGTCACCGACCACCCGACCACGGCCGATTCACTTGCGAACCTCGCCGCCGAACTCGAGGGGTGGGACACCTACCGGAAGTCCACCCGCGAGGCCAACACCATCCGCGCCGTCGCCGACTACCAGTTCGGCGCTGGGGCAGGCGACGAACTGTTCGACGACATCGCAACGCAGGGCCGGTACCCACAACTACGCGCCGACAGCGCCGACGGCGAGCAGCTCGCGGCGCTCGCCCAACAGTACGGCGTCCTCTCGCTGACACTCGCCGGCGCCCGACGATGGGTCGAGAGCGACGTGCCGTCGAAGACGGTCGAAATCGAACCGTTCGTCCCGCACGGGTCGGTGCTCGCACCCGGTATCACCGACGCAAGCGACGACATCCGCGTCGGTGACGATGTCGTGATTCGCGGTGACGCTGCGTTCGGCGTCGGCCGCGCACAGATGAGTGGCCCGGAGATGCGCGACTCGTCGCGTGGGATTGCCGTGCAGATGCGTCACGTCGAGGAGCAGTAGCAGAGGGTTATCCTGCCGTCACGTTCGCGCCGTCGTAGACGGCCGTCTCCGAGACCTCGACTGTACGGTTCTCACTTCCCGGCGCTGCCACCGTGTAGATTCCGGGATTCGCGACTGTCACCGCGAAGGCCCCCGTCGCGTTCGTCGTGGTCTGGCGCTCGTATTCGAACGACGTCCCCGAGACGGTGACGTCCGCCGTGACCGTCACGGTAGTGTTCGCCGCCGCAGTTCCGCGAACGGTCGCCCCCGGGACCAGCGCGAACGCTTTGTGACTCCCGCTCTCACTGGCGTAGACGGGCTGGAAGTGACCGAGGCCATCGAGGTCACCGTTTCTACTACCCATCGCGTCGTGGAGTCGGCCGTACAGTGTCTCGGCCGGCACGTCGGGTCCGTCGGTCGTGACCACGTACCCGACCCGGTCCGAGTATCGATCGTAGACGCTCTCGGGCGATTCCGAGTTGACGAACTGGGGGAAGTTGCTCCGCGCGTATGCGTAACTTTCCGACTCGCCGTTGACGAAGTAGTTGTACACGCGGTTGCGACCCCAGGCGCTGAGGACGTAGTTCTCCGTGTACTCCAGTTCACGCTCGGCCGCGTTCGTCTCGATTGCAGTCGCCGCTTCGTAGGTACCGTCCTCCGTGACGACCTGGCTCGTCTTGACCGGAACCTGCAACATGCCGAAGCCACCGAACAGGAGAAAGAGGACGACCAAAGCGCCGAGTGTCCGGCCATCTGGGAGGGCGACATCAACGACGTCTCGACCGCTGTCGACCGAAAGCGGTCGAGCGAGGTCGATCCACGAGGCGACCCAGACGAACGCGACGCCGGTAAACAGCGCCGCGAACGTCGCCAGTTCGCCGACGAACCGGACCTGAATCGCCGCGAGCGCGAAGAGGAACCACGCGTAGCTACTGGCGACCAGCCAGCCAGGAGATCCCTCGCGCGCTCGCTGGACGCCCCAACCCATCGCCGGGAGGGCGAGAATCAGCGTGAACCCGAACAGGAGCAGAAAGCCGAACGATTCGGCGTTGAACAGCCCGTACACTTCGGCGATCGAGTCGGAGCGAAAGAGCGTATCGAGTCGGCCCTGCAGGGTCGCCCACTGCTCGGGGAGGCCGAATCGGAGGACGAGGAAGCCAAGCAGTCCCAGGCCAACGTCGAGTCCGGCCAGCTGCCTCGCAGTGCCATCGACACTGCGGACGGCCTCCGCAGTCAGCGAGACGCCGAGGACACCCGCGGTCAACAGTGCCGGCGTCGACGCGACGAGGGCGGTCTGCCAGCCAGCGACAGAGTGGGTCCCCCAAGCAAGGACCGCCCCGAAGGTCGTCCCCGCGATGACTGGCGCGTTCGTGAGCAGCGACGAGCGATCGGCCGCGACGTCGAGAATCGTCTTCCCAGTCACGGCGAGGCCCACCGGGAGGATGAGCAACGGACCGGCCTCCCAGGCTAGCACCTGTCCGCCGAGTCCGAGTCCGAGTCCCCCGGCCGCGAGCCAGAGTTCCACTCTGCGGAACGACGCTCTGTCCACGTCGGTCGTCAGCAAGATAACCAGCGCCAGCGCCGTCAGACCGAGCCACGGGTAGTCGAAGGCGTGGTGGTCGGCGAAGCCCAGACTCGTTCGGAAGGCGTGGCCGGGGATGAACGCCAGGAAGAGCATCGATGCCAGACCAACGCGTCTGTCGTTGGTCACGCGGAGCGCCAACGCATAGAGGAGGACGGCAGAGACGAGTGCCGAGACGACGGGATACCACGCGAGTACGTTCCCGATCGCCTCGACACTGCCGCCAAAGAGGCTGGCGACCCACCAGAGCGTCGCGACCATCAGCGGTTCGCCGTTGGTGAGTCCCCCGGCCATGGTAGAGAGCGCCCCGAAGTCGGCCGCGCCGCCGGCTTCAGCGGCGATCTGCTCCACGTGATAACGGTAGAAGTACGGGTCGTTCCCCGAGAGGACGATGTCGTCACCACGGTATATCGAGCCGACGACGTACACTCGCGAAACGAACACCACGGCCAACGCCGCGACGAGCAAGCCGACGGCCCGCGGTTCGAACTCGACGCTGGTGAGCGAAGAGACCGAGTTGGCGAAGCTGGTGCCCTGCTGACTGGTTGCGTTCGGTGTCCCACCATCGAGCACCGCTCGAACCGCCCGGGGGTCGGCGACGTGATACTTCCCATCGGTTTTCTCGACGATACCTTCCGAGACGAGTTCGCCGAACTGGCCCGAGTCGACGGGAACGTCGTCGAAGTCCCAGCCGTCCGTCTCCTCGTCGACGGCGAGGACGGCTTCAGCCGCGGATTTCAGCTCGGGGCGGTCTTCGAGGACGTCGACCCCGGGCTCGTCGTTCATGTATCGGTGTGTTGCTGAGGAGCGAATAAATCCATCGGGACGCAGGAGCCAGCCGGAGCTGCGACTGCGATGAGGACGACGACCGTCCCGCTCTCAGACGTTCTCGCGTCCCGCGGGAGCGACTCGTGACGAGCACCGGGTGGCTTATTCGCCGCGACGACGAACCGGGCACATGGAACGGTCGGCGACGCGACGGTGGCGTCCAGCCATCGTGTTCGCGCTCCTCCTGCTGGTCACGTCACTGGTGCCACTCCCCCAGAACGGGGCCGGAACGGTGCCCGCGCTACTGAGCGTGTCGCTGGACAAGTGGGCTCACGCCGCCGGTTACGGCGCGTTCACCGTGCTGCTGGCGAGCGGGCGGCGAGCGCAGCGCGCGCGTTCGGTCGCCGCGCTCGTGGCGCTCGCCGTCGCCTACGGGGCGGGCATCGAGGGACTCCAGGCCCTCACGGCGTCGCGGTCGGCGAGTGGTGCCGATATGCTGGCCAACGGCGTCGGCGCGGTCCTCGCCGGGGTCGCGTGGCGCTGGTCGCGTCGCTCAAACCGAGACTGAGTCACCGGTATCGCCTTTGTGTCGGCGACGAGATACGCCACATGGTCTCCCGGAGACACTATCTCCGCGTCGCCGGCCTCGCGCTCGCCTCGGTCGCCGGCTGCGCGAGGCTCGGCGAGCGAGACGGGACGGCGACCGACGGGCCGAGCGGGTCGCCCACGGAGACAGACCGAGAGACGACGTCGAGAACCGACCGACCGACCGCCAAAGAGACGGACACGAGCGAGTCCGACGGTTCCCGCGCGTGGGAGCCGACCTGGTCGTTCGACGTCGAGTTCGGGAACGTCCTGGCACTGACTGCCGACGGCACCGACCTCTACGCGACGCTGAGCGACGACGCGGGCCGGTCGGCCGTCGCGAGGGTCGACCGGGCCGGACAACGCCTGGCGTGGGAAACCGAGTTCCCCGGGGAGGTGGTCACCAGCACCCACCTCCGGCAGACGAACGCCAGGGACAAGTGGAGTCTCACCGTCGCCGACGGGGCGCTGTACGTCCTGACCGGGAACATCGCGGAGGACGACGCCTGGACGGCACTGCACGCGCTCGACTCCGAGACGGGCCAGGAACGGTGGTCGGTCCCCCGCGAGAGAGAGCTGGCGGTCGCCGGCGTCCGCGACGGTACCGTCGTGGTCGGTGGCCTGGAGTTCTTCTTCCCGGATTCGACACACGAACCGACCGAAGAGCCGCTGACGACGGTGCTCTACGGTATCGACGCCGCGAGTGGCGACGTGCGCTGGACCCGGGAGTTCACCGCCGTCCAAGCAGCGACGACGGCGACCGATGGCCTGGCCGTCGCGTCGGCGTCCGGCGTGACGGCGCTCGACCTCGACGGCGGGGAGCGGTGGTCGGAGTCGACGGGTACGGCGCGGACAGTGGTCGCAGTCGGGGACAGCACCGTGGCCGCGCTCGCGGACGGCGACGGGTCGAGCCTCCGTGCGTTCGGCCCCGAGGGGACCGAGCGCTGGCAGGACCGGCGGCCGGTCGAGGAGTTCCTGGTCGACGGCGACGTGCTGTACGGACTCGGCGAGGAAACGGTCGCCGTCGAGGCCGACGGCACCGTGGCCTGGCAGGTCGACGGCTACAGTCAGTGGCCACTGCTCGCACCCGACGGCGACACACTGTACACACGCGCCGCCGTAGGTGCCGACGCCGTCGACGCCTTCTCGCTGCCAGAGGGCGGGCGTCGGTTCCGCTACGAGACGCCGTCGAACAACGGCTGGCCGGCCGGCGCGACCGACTCGTTCGTCGTCGCCGAGGCCATCACGCCCGAGGAGGCAGACTTCACGAGCCTGTTCGCCGTCGACGAGCGGTCCGGGGAGCCGATGGCCGTCTTTCGGCCCGCGGACACCGTCTTCGACGTCGCCGGCGTGGGCGACACCGCCTACGCCGGTATCGGCGGGCGACTGCTCGCCTTCGAGGGCCCGGGCTGACGGCGGCTAACGAAGCCGCTTTACGCGCCGGTCGGTTATCCCGGCGTAATGAGCAAGCCCAGTCCCGACGTCTACGAGCAGGGCAAGGGCATGGACGCCCACAACGCGGTGATGCGCGACATCCGATCGCGCAACGACTCGACGTACGACCCGCGCGAACCGACCAGAGTCTGGCTCGACGAGGACAACACGCCCGACGGCGTCTACCAGAGCCTGACCATCATCCTCAACACCGGCGGCTGCCGGTGGGCCCGTGCGGGCGGGTGTACGATGTGTGGCTACGTCGCCGAGAGCGTCGAGGGCGGCAGCGTCGCCCACGAGGACCTGATGGCCCAGATTCAACACTGCCTGGACCACGAGGCCGAGAACGCGGAAGAGCCGTCGGGCCTCATCAAGATCTACACCTCCGGGAGCTTCCTCGACGAGCGCGAGGTCCCCGCCGAAACTCGGCAGGCCATCGCCGAGACGTTCGCCGACCGCGAGCGCATCGTCGTCGAGTCGCTGCCCGACTTCGTGCAGGACGACCGGGTCAGCGACTTCGTCGACGTGGGGCTCGAAACCGACGTCGCCGTGGGACTGGAGACCGCCACGGACCGCGTGCGCCACGACTCGGTGAACAAGTACTTCGACTTCGCGGACTTCGAGGCGGCCTGCGCGGCCGCTCGGGAGGCCGGTGCCGGCGTGAAGGCCTACCTCCTGATGAAGCCCCCCTTCCTCACCGAGTCGGAGGCCGTCGAAGACATGAAGCGGTCGGTGCGCCGGTGTGCCGCCGTCGAGGGGTGTCACACCGTCTCGATGAACCCCTGTAACGTCCAGCGCTACACGATGGTCGAGGAGCTGTACCACGACGGTGGCTACCGCCCGCCGTGGCTCTGGTCGGTCGCTGACGTGCTCGAGTCGACCGCCGACGTCTCCGGAAGCGGAGCGACCGGAGGCTCGTCTGACGGTGAGGACGTCATCGTCGTCTCGGACCCCGTCGGCCACGGGAGCGACCGCGGACCCCACAACTGCGGCGAGTGCGACGACCGCGTCCAGCGGGCGATCAAGGACTTCGACCTGCGCCAGGACCCGAGCGTCTTCGAGCAGGTGTCCTGCGAGTGCGAGGCGACGTGGGAGGCCGTGCTGGAACGGGAGAAAGGGTACTCACTGCCGCTCGCACGCTAACACAGGCGGTTCGGACCGATTCAGAGCACGTCGTCGGGTTCGTGGGTCGATTGCATCCGTTCGACCTCGCCGGCGTACCGCTCGCGCGTCTCGGCGTCGTCGACGGTTCCGAGATTGTCCGGTGAGACGGCCATCGAGACCGGCGTCTCGCGATGGTCGCCGGTGTAGGAGGTCAGCGCCCGCTCCTTGCGGAAGTCCCGCCGGCCGTCCGGCGTCGCGTAGGTGAGGATGATGAGGTTCTGCTCGTCGTCGGAGTAGGTCCGTTCGACGAGCCAGACCCGGACGGTCTCCTGTGTGGTCGCCTGTTGGTCGTCCATAGATGTCACTACGGTGAACAGAGACAAAGGGATGTCGGCGATACTCGTTGCGCGAGCGGACCACTTTCACTTTCACTCCGGTAGGGTGGGCCTTTTGTCATCAGGGTCTGTAACGTGTCGTAGGGGCCGCCGGGAATGTCACACGCTCCAGATGGCCCCGTTCCCATCCATCTCCCTTTGGATTCCAGACGCACCGAGCGCCAGCAGTGAGCGGGAGTAGCGACGCTGCTGGTCGGTGGCACCGCCGTATCGTAACCTGGTCGCAAAACGCGAGATTACTCCGCGAACCCTTCTAGCGCGCCCTGCCCGTCCGTCCGGCCGAGGTCTTCGAGCGACGCGCGCTCGGGGTGGGGCATCATGACCGCGACGTGGTCGCCCGCGCCGGTGATGCCGGCGACGGCGTGTTTCGACCCGTTGGGGTTCGCCTCGGGCGTGACGTTGCCGTCCGCGTCGCAGTACCGAAAGAGGATGCGGTTCTCCGCTTCGAGCTCCTCGAGGCGCTCGTCGGTAATCTCGTAGCGGCCCTCGCCGTGGGCGATGGGGAGTTCGACGACGTCGCCTTCCTCGTAGTGGTTGGTCCACGGCGTGTCGGCGTTCTCCACGCGGAGATGGACGTGCTCACACCGGAACCGGGCACTCTCGTTGGTGGTGAACACGCCGGGCGTCAGCGACGACTCACAGCCGATTTGGGCGCCGTTACAGACGCCAAGGACTGGGATACCTTCGTCGGCAGCGTCCCTGACCGCCTGCATGATAGGCGAGCGGGCGGCCATCGCACCGGCACGGAGGTAGTCACCGTAGGAGAAGCCACCGGGGAGCATGATACCCTCGACGGCATCCGGGAGCCCGTCCTCGTGCCAGACGAGTTCCGCGTCGAAGCCCAGCGACTCGAGGGCCTGGACCGAGTCGCGGTCGCAGTTCGAGCCGCCAAACTGTATCACTGCAATCGTCATTCGACCTGGTCGACCTCCACGTCGTAGTCGTGGATGGTCGGGTTCGCCAGCAGGCGTTCGGCCATCTCGTCGGCCCGGTCGGTGGCTTCGTCGGCCGACGCGGCGTCGATGTCGAGTTCGAACACGTCCGCAGACCGGAGGTCCTCGAGCTCGAAGCCGAGCCGTTCGAGCGAGCGCTGGGTCGTCTCGGCCTCGGGGTCGAGGACGCCCCGCTTGAGTCGGACGGTCACCGTGGCGGTGTAGACGGTCATTACTGGCAAGCGAGCGTGGGGCGGAGAAAACGCTTGTGTTATCCCATCGGCGTCCACTCGCGTGGTTGGTCGGGGAGCCCCTTGACCCGGATTTCGGGGCCGTCGTCGCCCGCGCGGACGTCGATACGGCCGTCGAACGACTGGGCGATGCTGCCGACGACCCGGTCGTCGTGGGCGTCCGGGTCGAGGACACAGACCCCGAGGCCGTCTGCAGTCCGGATGCGGCTGGTGACGATGTTGACGAATCGGAAGACCGAGCGAACGTCGTCGCTGAACACCAACAGCGGCGTCAGCGTGTAGATGCCCGTCCTGACGGCGTCGTAGCCGCGGGCGTACACCTGCTCGTACTGTGCCGAGTACTCGATGCCGATCCCGGTGAGGTCGGCGGGCGTCGACACCGACGTGACGAACTCGCCGAGTTCCTCGTCGCTGTTCTGCCCGCAGTCGACGATGCGGACGCGGCCGCCGGAGACGTCACAGTCCAGCGAGTCGAACCCCTCCAGTATCTCCCGGGCGCTGGTGTCGGCCGCGACGACGACGACGCCGTCGTTCGGGTCGGCAGCGAGCAGTCGGAGCGCCGTCTCGCGGGTCCCGTCGAGAATCGGCCCGGTGACCAGGAGGTTCGTCCCCTGGTCGACGGGATTCAGCGGCGTCCCCGGAAACGTGTACCGGCTGTCGTGGCGCTGGCTCATCTCAATCCGCTCCGGCGCCGACTCGGCGCCGGAGCGAGAGCTGCTCTTCGACTTCGTCGGCGAACCGTCGGAGGTCCTCGCGTTCCGCCCGGGTGTACGAGCGAGGTTCGTCGTCGATGCAGCAGACCGCGCCCAGCGAGTGGCCCGCCTCGTCGGTGATTCTGGCCCCCGCGTACGAGCGGATGCCGAGTTCGACCAGGCGGTCGTTGGCGCTGAAGCGCGGGTCCTCTCTCGTGTCTTCGACGACCATCACCTCGTCGCTGAGAATCGTGTGCGTGCAGATGGAGTCCTCGCGGGCGAGCGTCCGCCAGTTCGCCCCCTCGCAGGCGACGAACTGCTCGTCGTGCTCGTCGACGAGCCCCACGAAGGCGACGTCGATGTCGAAGTGCGAGGCGATGAGCGCGGTGAGCCGGCCGAACGTCTCCTCTGCGGCCAGGGCGTCGACGTCGTACTCACGGACGGCGGCGAGCCGGTCGTCTTCCCCCTCCGGAACCGGGAAGGCGGCCTGTGTCGCCTCGGCGGCCGCGAGCGAGACGACGTCCACGAGTCGCTCACGGGCGTCGGGGACCGACCGCGGGACGTACTCGACGACCTGGTCGGGTCGGCCCCGTGGCAGGTCGGCGGGCGATTCGTCGGTAAAGAGAATGCAGACGCAGTCGTTGTGGGCCAGTCGAACCGCGTCGACGACGTCGAAGGCATTCCCGTCGGGGAAGCCCAAGGTGGTGACGACGCAGTCGACTGACTCGTCGACGAGCGCTTCGACGTCGGCGACGGAGGTCGCACCGACGGCGTCGAGGGCTGCGGCGGTCAACGCGTCGACCGTCGCCGTCCGTTCCGTCTCGTCGGGGTCGGCACAGACGACGGTCGGGTGTTCCTCGGGCACACCCTACGGGAAGTCCCCGAACCTAATAGTTGTGCTGCCACCTGCAGGAAAACGAAGGTTTTTGCTTCGCGCCGGACGAACAGACCGCAAATGAACGATATCGAGCACCGGACGTGGTTGGCGTGACCAGGAACCTGACCGAGATTACCGTCATCGGCGACGACGAGACGGGACTCATCGCCGAGGTAACCTCCCTCCTCTTCGAACGCGGCATCAACATCGAGGACCTGGACCAGGCCGTCCGCGAGGGCGTCTTCCGGATGACGATGCACGTCGACGCCGCCGAGATGGTGACGACGGAGGAGAAACTCCGCGAGGACCTGACCGAGCTCGGCGAGGAACTCGACGTCGACATCCAGGTCCGGTTCCCCGCGGACCGCGAGACCCAGTCCATCGCCGTCCTCGTCACCAAGGAGTCCCACTGCCTCGAAGCCCTCTTCGAGTCCTGGGCCAACGGCGACCTCGGCGCGGACATCGAGGTGGTCATCGGCAACCACAGCGACCTCCAGCC
This DNA window, taken from Haloarcula ordinaria, encodes the following:
- a CDS encoding PQQ-binding-like beta-propeller repeat protein; translation: MVSRRHYLRVAGLALASVAGCARLGERDGTATDGPSGSPTETDRETTSRTDRPTAKETDTSESDGSRAWEPTWSFDVEFGNVLALTADGTDLYATLSDDAGRSAVARVDRAGQRLAWETEFPGEVVTSTHLRQTNARDKWSLTVADGALYVLTGNIAEDDAWTALHALDSETGQERWSVPRERELAVAGVRDGTVVVGGLEFFFPDSTHEPTEEPLTTVLYGIDAASGDVRWTREFTAVQAATTATDGLAVASASGVTALDLDGGERWSESTGTARTVVAVGDSTVAALADGDGSSLRAFGPEGTERWQDRRPVEEFLVDGDVLYGLGEETVAVEADGTVAWQVDGYSQWPLLAPDGDTLYTRAAVGADAVDAFSLPEGGRRFRYETPSNNGWPAGATDSFVVAEAITPEEADFTSLFAVDERSGEPMAVFRPADTVFDVAGVGDTAYAGIGGRLLAFEGPG
- a CDS encoding archaeosine biosynthesis radical SAM protein RaSEA; the encoded protein is MSKPSPDVYEQGKGMDAHNAVMRDIRSRNDSTYDPREPTRVWLDEDNTPDGVYQSLTIILNTGGCRWARAGGCTMCGYVAESVEGGSVAHEDLMAQIQHCLDHEAENAEEPSGLIKIYTSGSFLDEREVPAETRQAIAETFADRERIVVESLPDFVQDDRVSDFVDVGLETDVAVGLETATDRVRHDSVNKYFDFADFEAACAAAREAGAGVKAYLLMKPPFLTESEAVEDMKRSVRRCAAVEGCHTVSMNPCNVQRYTMVEELYHDGGYRPPWLWSVADVLESTADVSGSGATGGSSDGEDVIVVSDPVGHGSDRGPHNCGECDDRVQRAIKDFDLRQDPSVFEQVSCECEATWEAVLEREKGYSLPLAR
- the purQ gene encoding phosphoribosylformylglycinamidine synthase I codes for the protein MTIAVIQFGGSNCDRDSVQALESLGFDAELVWHEDGLPDAVEGIMLPGGFSYGDYLRAGAMAARSPIMQAVRDAADEGIPVLGVCNGAQIGCESSLTPGVFTTNESARFRCEHVHLRVENADTPWTNHYEEGDVVELPIAHGEGRYEITDERLEELEAENRILFRYCDADGNVTPEANPNGSKHAVAGITGAGDHVAVMMPHPERASLEDLGRTDGQGALEGFAE
- the purS gene encoding phosphoribosylformylglycinamidine synthase subunit PurS, translated to MTVYTATVTVRLKRGVLDPEAETTQRSLERLGFELEDLRSADVFELDIDAASADEATDRADEMAERLLANPTIHDYDVEVDQVE
- a CDS encoding DUF7504 family protein, coding for MSQRHDSRYTFPGTPLNPVDQGTNLLVTGPILDGTRETALRLLAADPNDGVVVVAADTSAREILEGFDSLDCDVSGGRVRIVDCGQNSDEELGEFVTSVSTPADLTGIGIEYSAQYEQVYARGYDAVRTGIYTLTPLLVFSDDVRSVFRFVNIVTSRIRTADGLGVCVLDPDAHDDRVVGSIAQSFDGRIDVRAGDDGPEIRVKGLPDQPREWTPMG
- a CDS encoding GAF domain-containing protein, encoding MPEEHPTVVCADPDETERTATVDALTAAALDAVGATSVADVEALVDESVDCVVTTLGFPDGNAFDVVDAVRLAHNDCVCILFTDESPADLPRGRPDQVVEYVPRSVPDARERLVDVVSLAAAEATQAAFPVPEGEDDRLAAVREYDVDALAAEETFGRLTALIASHFDIDVAFVGLVDEHDEQFVACEGANWRTLAREDSICTHTILSDEVMVVEDTREDPRFSANDRLVELGIRSYAGARITDEAGHSLGAVCCIDDEPRSYTRAEREDLRRFADEVEEQLSLRRRVGAGAD